The Megalobrama amblycephala isolate DHTTF-2021 linkage group LG10, ASM1881202v1, whole genome shotgun sequence DNA segment ggtataattttttttcttctgctgaacacaaaggaagatatttggaagaatgtttgtaaacaATTAgatctggggcaccattgacttcatTAGTAGGAAAATAAATACAGTGGAagtgataaaatatataatttaattattatttttatttttttacaaaatagtCTAAAATTGCTAGAaaagttgatatcacaaaaattggGTTTTCAAAATTTTTAGTGTTTAAGCTTTTGAATGATACCTAAGTTAtgatgattactaaaatatgtaatagAGGAAAAAAGGCAATAGGACACTGACAGTTAACATGCTATAGAGAAAGTGATTTATAGTCTTCCTTGTTTCCACAGGTGAATTTCTACGAGCGCAGTATGGAGCTGATGCGGCAGAATATGGAGGTTGAAAGGAAGGATATCTCGCAGGGCTTTAAGATGGAGATCAGTGAGTTGGAGGACCTGAAGGCTCAGGCGGAGGAGCGAGCAGAGCAAATGCGTCAGGCTGTTGAAAAGCTGGAAGCAGAAATGAGGGGTAAGACTGCAGGAGGAGTGTGGGGTCCAGAGCAAGAACGGAGAATTCAACGGGAACAGGCAGAACTGGAGCAGAACTACGCTCGTGAGATCAGTAACATCGTGCTGCGCCTCACCTCAGAGAAAGATCAGCTAGAGGCAGAACTCAAGCTCAAGATGGACCAGGAAGTGCTGCTTGTTAGGTAAGTGTTTATCAAATGGTCTGGTAAAGGATTTGCTGCAGGTCATATATTGTAGACATTTAGAAGTATATATTCGAAAAAGGACAGAGCTAGAAGACGAATGATTGTCAGTCTTTAAGACTCTTTAACAATGGAATAAAATTCAGAAACTAGCATATTATTTTGTCAGTCCGAACCTGTCAAATACCTGGGACAATTAGAAAATGTTGCCTATTTTAAGACCATTACTTTTTTGTGTTGTGAccattatttatttgatttataacAGCTCATAAAAATGTATCAATCATCTGTCAGCTTCCATTTTCATTTCTGTAATGCAAAAATATCTTTCTTGTTACTGTAATGTTAAGAACATATATTTTGATTGTAAAgatattcatacatttatagataCATTTTTGTTGTATGATTTCACTAAAAATTGATAACCGTGATTAtgataatgttaaaaataagatAAGAATTAAAGatataaatatttaagaatTAAAATAAGAATTTAATGAGATTCACCATTGAAAATAATCTGAATTTATCAATGAGAAGTTGGCATAGAAATTTGCATAACTACAAAATTGGTagcattttacaataaggtctcatttgttaacattagttaatgctttaaccaacataaactaacaatgagcaatacattcttacagaatttattaatgatagttcacagtgcattaatgttaacagatacaactttctatcttaaaaatgtatttgaaaatgttgagattaactaagattaataaatgctgtagaagtattgtttattgttagtttgttgactaatgcatttaaataatgttaacaaatgaaactttattgtaaagtgttacccaaaaatCCGATGGttctaaaattaattaataaataaataaaaattgcaatGGTCCTAAAAAAtaggcttatatatatatatatatatatatatatatatatatatatatatatatatatatatatatatatatatatatatatatatatatatatatatatatatatatatatatatatatatatatatatatatatgtacatatacaaaatataatttataatatatatatatacatatacaaaatataattttatttataatttttcattttagtttgaaatatgaatgttcttgacaggtttgGTGAGATTCACCCacttacaatttattttatgtgcattttcaGTGGAAcctaaaatgtgaataaaacataatacGTAATATGTTTCATATAGACCTTCATTCAAGACGGTGTCCTGTGTACAAAAATTACATCTTGAattgttttactgtatgttGTTCAACCTCTAAACCAACATGGCTTTTAGTGgaaaaagtagattttttttatttattttttttcctcccttGGTGTCATGATATTGCCATGAATTTAGACATATACATATTAGCATGTTGCTGTGTCCCAGGGAGAAGGCAGAGCAGCAGTTATTGCACATAAAGGCACAACACAGCGATGCTCAGCGTAGCCTGCTCTGTCAGCTGCACCTCGAGCGCAGCCGTCTGCAGGAGCAATCTGAGCAGCATCGCAGAGAAGTTGGTGCGTGGGAGACAAGAGTGCAGGAGCTGGAACAGGAGGCGCGCAGGGAGCGTCTCCTCAGCACCGAGCGCTGGAGTGAAGAGCAAGCTCAGATCTGCAGCAGGGTGGCACAGGAAAGAAAGAAACTGGAGGAGGAACACCAGGAAGAAATCAGGAAGCTAGGAGAACACATCCACTTCATGGAAGCTCAGGTAGAACTCTCATCCAGGGCTGAGGAGGAGTTGCTCATACTACAAAGACAGCTAGAAGATAAGCTGGAAGAGATGTGTGTTCAGCTGGAAGACAACACCAATTCCATGAAAGCTCAAGATGCCCTCGTTCAGCATTTGACCTCAGAACTTCATGCCAAAGAGAAGGAAATGGAAATTAGAAATGAGAAAGAACAAAAGGTTTGCAATAAGCTCTCTCAGCTAGAGCAAAAGCTTAAAGCTGAGCGAGAAAAGAAGGAAGAACTTCTGAAGCAAAAGGAGCAAATACAGAAAGAAATGGACAGAAGTAGTCAAGATCTAAAGGATAAACttgcaaaagaaaaagagtcgGAACAAGAGCTTCTTGACAAAATTTCTGAGTTGACAAAAGAGTTAGAGAACTGGAGGACCAAATCAGAGGCCTGGCAGAAGGAGATTGAGAAAATGCAGGGAAGTAGTAGTCATCTATCTACTGCATTTGGTGTACAGCAAATGCAGTTGAGAGAACAAGGGAAAGAACTTGAGGAGCTTCAAGAAAACTTAGCCAAAACGCATGAGGCATTGAAAACCAGAGATGATGATCTTACAAGACAGGCTTTTGAGCTAAATGCTGTGGAGATGGAGCGAGATCGACTCTTAGAGGAGCTCAGGGGTCAATGCGAGGTTCTCAAACAGCTACAAACACAGGTTAATAGTCTTTCTGAGGAGTGGGATCAAATGCACACAATGGAGCAAAACCTTCAAGGCTTTCTTTGTGTGGAGCAGGGTAAGGTTGAACAGCTCCAAGCCCGCCTGAACTTGGAGCAAGAAGAAACAAGGCGTCTTGAACAAGAGAACTCTAGCTACCGGCAACTTGCAGACCAGCTTTTGTCTCAGATTGTTGAAATGGAGGCCGAATCTACCAAACTCAATGAGAACGCAGATAAACTTGCACTAGAACTGCAAAGCAAAGACAATCAAATGCTGGAACTCAATCGTCAACTTGAAGCCAAAGCCGAAGAGATGGATTTGCTCTGGAATGAGGTTCAGCTGAAGATGAATCTGTTTAAGAACGTCACTCATCTCTCTGGTCAGGTTCAACTTTTGACCAACCAGTTGGAGGACAAAGAGCGAGAGCTGTGCTCTCTGAGAGAGGAGGCCGACAATACAACCAACCAACTACAGCAATCGCTGATGGACTCCCAAGCAGAGCTTCTGCAAATGGAGGAGGCTTTTGAAAGCGAGAAGTGCCATATGAAAGAACAGCTTCTGGAGATGGAGGGACTTGTCATGGCTTTAGAACTGGAGATGGACTCAGCCAATCCCCACAGGTTTGTGGTTCTCCAGCCGGTAGATGACAGTCGAAACAGAACCAAAAGACTAACAATTGCTGCATTGATCCAATCGTCGATTCTGCCGTACGGATGCCAAGAATTGACCGCTCACTACTTTTGTGTCTGTCCAAGAATGTTTGACTGAATGTTTCACAGATTGAGATATCATTAACCGTAGATATGCGCTTTGATTTTTCAGACCTCATGCTGCATCTCACTAACTGAATGATCATGTGTCACTGACATGCATGCAAACTCACTCTTAATAAGTTACTCTATGTATTCTGATTGAAAATGTGTTCTTGCATCctattaattgtattaatattaagtaTTTGTGTTTGCTGCCCTAaacttttgctttttgtttgaGAATCTTGCTGCAAAAACTCCTGAAATTACATTGCACTTTTAGGAAGCTTAGTGCAGAAAACAGAGGCTGGTAAGATTGTAATGGAGAGCTGATCTCTGTATTTTGGTTTCCAATTCTAGGGCTCAACTTGATGAGGTCATGTCTGAAAACAGTGCACTGAAAGACAGGCTTGCTGTCTTACAGCAGGATGTCAAGTCATTGGAGGAGGAGGTCAACAAAAAGAGGTAAAGAAATCATCTACTTTTCAATTATCTACACTTAATTTTGccattttatttagcaaaaacTAATTTTACTTCTTTTATTTAAGGAGGAAACTTGAAGAGATGGACAGAGAATATATGAAAAATCGAGAAGACGAGGAGAGGCTACGAAAAGAGGCAAGATTGGCATCAATCCCAAGATTGCTTGGGGAAAATATTGATAGTGTTGATTTAAGGGCAGCATGGTTCTTGGTCACCCAGCATTTCATGCGGACttcaaattaaaaatcaaatcaaaactgACCCCATTCTTAATACACATTCCTAGtcttattgtgaaatattaatcaGTGCACATGATTGGCAGAGataaagctgttctcggcgggtacgTGAGCCCTAAATGGCCGCTGGTTGTCAAATTGTCAAATAGGCTCTGTTTATGTAGAAGTTGCATATTTGAggtctaaataactacattctcgcctaaaagactcttaaaactacattctgTGACACAACaacagtagtatttgtaaaattatGGTGGGTTTGCTCATCTGCCATGACACTCGCTGTGAGAAATGCTGCAAGCGGAGTGATGCAAATGGTGAAACTTTCAGTGGAGATACTGGTAGAATATTTCATGGCTGGAAAAGAcactcagccaatcagattcgagaaccagaaagaactgtggGCCCCAAAAGGGCATGTTTGCTAGGCAGTTGTCTCTTTTGTTAAATATGCCTTTTCGTTTGTAAATgtcacattatgaaaactgaatGATTGCGAACCATTATATTTTCTGCTcctggcaatttttttttttctccaacaTAGAATTCCAAATGTCGAGAGGAGGTGCTCGATCTCAGTGCGAGAAACCTTCAGCTTAGCAGTGAGAACGCTGAACTAAGTTCCCAACTGTGTACTGATCAGAGAGCAGTGCAGACGCTGACTGACAGGCTAGCACAGGTGTGTCAGGAGAACGACGAGGCAGCTGCGTCCTACAGACAGCTGCAGGAAACCCTACAGCAGCAGGAGAGCATCAAATTAAAACTCCAGGAACAGTGGCAGAAAGAGAAGGAGCTTCTAGAGAGGGAGCTAAAAACTGCCAAGGAGACGGTATGATTTAGTTTTTTAGgatatgtattaataaatgatcTCAAAGTCAGCAGGAATCACTAAAACTGCTGTTATTCTTCAGCTCCAGCATTTAACGGTGGTTGAGTCTGCATTGACTAATCAGACACTGAAAAACCAAGCACTAGAGCAAGACAAGGACTGTTTGTTGAAGGAAATGACAGACAGAGACCAGAAGGTGAGAGGCTGAGGCTTTTTCTCAAAGCACTTTTTTTTGTTACTGGACATGTTTATACTAAAATTAGCTTTGTGTTTGTTGTAGCTGGAAAAGCTTCAGGAATCACTTCGTAACTCAGAAACCCAGATAGAGCAGCTCAACTCCCAGATCTTAACTCTGTGGCAAGAAAAGGATGTTCAGATCCGGGAAGCAGACACATGTCAAAAGATGCTGCAACAGTGTCAGGACAAGGTGAACAATGATCTTTATACTTACTTGGGTtcattcaataataataataaacttataAATATTGTTGTATAACACAAGGTCCAGGAGCTTGAGAACGCCATACATCAGCTGCATAAAGAGAAGGAGCATTTACATCAGACCCACAGGCTTCAGGAGGAGACGGCAGTCAGTGTTCTGCAGAAGGAGTGCAAGAGCTTGCGAGTACAGAACGAGGAGCTTCTAAACAAAGTTAGTCTGGAAGAACAAATTGCTTTTGCAATGGATTTGCAATTAGCTGTGTCCAACATAATTTTTTAGTGCACTGTTTGGAATGCATATACTATGGgggtgatttcggacacagcctaTGTGTCTCAGAAGTGAAAGCTTGTCGTTTGTCTTCCCTGGGTACAGAAAAgcgttttaaaatgtaactgaattttcagcatcattactagtcttcagtgtcacatgacccttcagaaatcactctgatAAGCTGGATAATTTTTTAGGTGGCTCAGCTGCAGACTCAGGAGCTGGAACTTCAGAGACTGACGCATGAGTGCCTCACTTTGAGAAATAAACAAGCCGAGCTAGAGACTGCTAAACATGAGGCAGATCAACAGGTTTGGAGATCATTTTCTGTCTTCTCACTGATTGAGAATTCCTTATGAATGTTTTTGGGTCTCACTATTGTGTGTTTGGTATTGTGGTTTAGGCACTAAGGGCAGAGAGCGCTCTGTCGCTGGTCCAGGCTCAGCATACACGTGAGGTACAGGAACTAAGGGAACAGGCGGGGTCTGGCACCCGGGAGCACTTGGCTCATCTGCAAACTCAGCTGGCCGAGCAGCAGCTCAGGACACAGGATTTAGAGGGTctgcttcgctctcaagccaagCAAGCCGGCGTTCAGATGGGCCTTCAGCAGGTACATCAACACTTTCAAATTCTTGAGGCAGTCTGACAGGAAGTCAAACATGCAAGCGCTTATGAATATGCttatacagtagtggccaaaagtgatgtctggaggggatatttgtttttttatgaccCTACAAGTTTGATCAAAGGGatagtcatacaggtttggaacaacttgagggtgagtaaatgatgatgattttttttttgggtgatctatccctttaaaggtgatcttttcgtcgactgagaaaccaaagactgttagtgagtttttgaaatgagcgcatgcgtaagaacaacccccctccttcacagctcatttcgagggaacacctcgtgcacgagtattggaacacgagtgtttaccaccggcattcgctgtgtagtgttagtggattcattatgtcggactcaccgcaggtaactcataatctgcagctgttactcctgtctcctgacaaaaacattgcatgcggcacctgtagagtgtggaaagttacatcctctttagcacctttttAAActatcaaaatatgaggaaaatattttatattttttaaattttttaaatgtgaaggaaaaacaaaatactaCTTTTGGTGAAGTTATTTATcttacaaaattatttggcaaaaaatggcaaactacagctacaaGCTCACAGGAAAAAAGCATACATGACTAAAACATAATCaagttaataatatttcattggttctCCTTTTTGAATGTTcgtaatttctttgtatgactgtctggccaaaaaaaaaaagtctgcatAATTTGGCATGTTTCGTTGCATTATCACAAAAACAATTGACTTGAAGCAGAACTATGATtactactactttttttttttttttttttttttttttttaaataatatttaaaaacggGTGATGTCAATTTTCCTAAGCCATGGATCACTTTCGTCCACTACTGTATTTATCATTGATTCGTTTACGTTTTCTTCACCTCATATTccaagtatttttatttacaaactATTACATCAAACAACAGGAGCAATACGAGAAATTGATGGCAAGTATGGAGGAGCGTATGGATGAGGTTGAAGCCAAGCTGAAAAACACTCGTGTCATGCTGCAGGAGAAAGTCAACCAACTAAAAGAACAGGTAACCAGAAACAAAAGGCTTTAAAGTTAAACCCCTATTGTGCTTTTTCAGATCTTACCTTTCATgaagtgtgtaatatagctgttgtGATTGttaaaggtctgcaaagtttcaaatatcaaagtgcacaataaatggaGTTCGCATCCCAAAAGAACAAACGAGTcgtcagcaattccagtcttacttcctACATGAACCTATGTGtataggtttgtaacaaatttgcataatgccagcctatggtcttcagtGCCCACGAACAATGTCTAGTTTGACTTTGAAACTAGACATTGtttggaagagtttggtttttGTTGTAGCCATGTCAAGACGCCATTGTTATAgtcgtatcactgtgtatcaagcaCTGAGGAAGCCTCTGGTGCTGAGACACAAGTCATTTATGATGGAGGTAAAAAGAGTCAGTTTCTTCCCtgattgcagcaacttccatttttatagatattttgccccaatttcccaggaagtgatgAATTTGTCCTCGACCACAAGATGGAAACGGTGCTTGATtctcaaatgttttatgcaatattccaattttgcgaagttaaatttgcaactttggatggaaacgtAGCTTGGTCTTTTGTGCAGATTTTGCAAATGTAGTAGGTCAACTAGGCATTTCATCCATACATAAGACTGCAGTATACATACTACAAACAGAAATACTAAGAGTAGAATATTAGTATACTGTTCCAAAGCTTGATATTTTGTATAGCGACATTCACCTCTCTAACTTCCCTTCTATAGCTGGCCAAAAATGCCAAGTCAGATCTGCTGCTGAAGGACCTTTATGTGGAAAACTCTCAGCTCATGAAGGCTCTTCAGGTGACGGAGCAGAGGCAGAAGAGTGCAGAGAAGAAGTCTTTCCTGCTGGAGGAGAAAGTGATTGCCCTTAATAAACTGCTACGTAAAATTGCCCCAGCATCGCTTACAGCTTAGACTTGTTTCACTCCATTACGAGCTTTTCCCACCCGCTAGTGCACTTTCGTATTTTGGTGCGAATTGTTTTTGTAAAAGCAGTAAACAATCCTTGTgttaaagtgaaagcacaaaTAATGCAAAGTCTCACAGTAACAGCAtatcatatttaattatgctgttttcaacaatataaAGAGGACGAAGGGAAAAGATAATTTAGGGTCATATTTTATAGTCTCTTTAGAGGCAAATGAATACCAATGAATTAGACTAGTAAGAGATTTGATTGTCAAATCCAGCATTACACATTCCTTTATTTGTTCACTGTGATGTAGGGTACAAGTATTTGATAGTAAAATAAGACGCATTCtttttactgcagttttaatgcCCACTATGGTGCAATAACCAAAAGCACAGTATTCACTCAATGTACAGTTTTGATACAAATACTATCTCGTAATTGCACAATTTTCAATCGTGATGCACTAACGTCCACTTggatataaattattttaagttttacagTTGATGTACACCTTGTTTAAAAGAGCTGTCTAACTGTTGGGAGATAAAAGTGACACCACTGTGTTGTAAATGCATCATGTACTTTCCCACTGTAAAGAATGTGAGAAAGTAAAGTTTTACCTGTGTACATGTGTTGCTTTCTGATTAGAtcaatcaaatataacatttcaaTTGTTAAAGTGAAGAAAAGATACGAGTATCCATAATCAACTGCTTATTCTTAGGAGATGACATGCTCTAATACACCCTGCCGAATAAGCTGCTCACATTTCCATCTGGGTAAGAAGTGCTGTGAAGAGAGAAAGGGTGAAATGCGTTAAGCAATATAAACAAAGAAGCAGTCCTTATGGTCTGATTCAAACATGCTCTTAAGAATATAGTTACCTGGCTATTTTTCTTCAACAGAATCACAGTGCCATCATCTATTTCAAACTCTCCATGGTCTTTAAGACACCGCACCTGAATATGAAGGAAAAGATACATCAGTGCTAATAAAGTTCCTGTGCATTTAGATAAATGGGAGAatttcactcacacacacaaactctttAGGTTACTTTTTGtcacaaaataactttttatgaaAGGAAATAAAGCCTATGTTAGGACAATTACACATACCAACTgctgtaattgtaatttataCAAGGTAGAACaacaaatataatgtataaatacTTAAGAATGAGAAATTAATGAGAATTCAGAGATATATTATGCTTAACTGCCATGAGTATAATGTCAAAATTGGCTTTATTTtccagcttattttattttgtggtgaAACATTCAgccaaatatattttatactaAAACAGACAAGAGCCAGTGCATTAAAAAGCACTAACACATTTCTTTCAGTTTCCATTATTTGTAGGAAGACTACATCTCTGTGACCACTCACccaaattattatttaactaaaaccataaaatatcgtttaactgaaataaaataatttatttctaattttaatGGTACACTATGTACCTTTTTTTGGCttgtagttttgttttttaaccgctagagggctaAAAGTTAGTGTACTTTTAATTTGattgtattaaaataactaaaactgaaataaaataaaagctgtacatacatatttaatatgtatacaaaaaaaaaaaaaaaatgaaaatgacaaaacaaaataacactgCACTCACCTCAATGTATAAACTCTTAGGGGGCTTCATATCCTGTGTTATGTCCAAACCTTCTTCTCCCCCAATTGATCTCATATAGGTTGCCAAGGACTTTTTATACTGATTGAACCACTCCATCTGATGCATAAGCATTTGAATAAGCATGTCAGTCATGCACCAAGAAGAAACAAGTTGCATGTAATTTTTGTTACACAGAAGAAATTCAAGCCTACCTCTTCAGCACACATATGAAACCGAATGGTTGTGGGCAGTACACTTCCGTACTCCCACCTGAGAGCACGGATTCGCAGGAGGCGATCATAACTGTGGGACGAAAGAGAGATGTGTTTGAACACACCTGCCAAGGTCTCAAGAGTGAACGAGATGATGGATaacaggaaaacagtgaatcaCTCACAGGTATGCAGCGATACAGCGCTGGTTCCTCAGCAGGCAGCAGTGGCGGAACTTGATGGTTGGTATCAGCTCACTCTTGCCCTCTGTCTTTGCCTCGttcctacaaaaaaaaaaaaagttttgtataTGGAGTATATTGGCATTCTAGACTAAATCAtacaagtatttattaatattttgaatgaggttttatttttaaattttgttttgattttaaaggattagtccacttttaaatacacttttcctgataaatttactcacccccatgtcatccaagatgttcatgtctttctctcttcagtcgaaaagaaatgaaggtttttgaggaaaacattccaggattattgtccttacagtggatttcaatggctaccaacagattgaaggtcaaaattacagtttcagtgcagcttcaagggctttaaacgataccagatgagtaataagggtcttatctagcgaatcgatcggtcattttcgaaaaaaatacaaccgtttatgctttataaacaaaatattcccttgaacgtactttccgcttccgcattcttcataacgcttacgctgaatgtcctacgcattccctattcaagttacggaaaaaaacgaaactggcgccgcgttcgttccgtaagtagaatagggaagatgtaggacattcagcgtaagcgttatgaagaatgcggaagcggaaagtacgttcaaggcgatattttgtttataaagcatataaagttgtattttttttcgaaaatgaccgatcgattcgctagataagacccttattactcatctggtatcgtttaaagcccttgaagctgcactgaaactgtaatatggaccttcaatctgttggtagccattgaaatccactgtaaggagaaaaatcctggaatgttttcctcaaaaaccttcatttcttttcgactgaagaaagaaagatatgaacatcttggatgacatgggggtgagtaaatttaccaggaaaagtggactaatcctttaagttttagcaattttatgtgctttttcatttttattagattttatttttatatgcatttatttttatttatctttaattttttcagtcttagtaattttagtatttattgtatttcagTTAGTGGCAACCTTTCTAATTTTCTTAAGCTTTTTAAGTTTTCATCTACTGTTTATCTTATTTCAGCTTTACTTTAACGAAAAAcgttttttaatggttttgacAGCTGTCATTATGAGATACTACAAAATAACTATAAGATACAAACTCTAAATTATtacagtcataattatgaaataaaaaacaatgacataaaaagtcaaattatGACGTCTAAATGATGATAAAGAAAATCTAATTTATGCGCTTAAAGTCATGAGAAAAAGTCAACATTATGACATACTGAGccattttgagataaaaagtcagtcATGACATAAGTTGAAAATATGGTATGTCAGAATTATGCCAATGTCaacattaaaatcattttagaaATACTTAGTAATATTtcagtcaaaattatgacactactacgtcataattatgagataaagttgaaattaggacataaattgaaattataagataaaatgttta contains these protein-coding regions:
- the ninl gene encoding ninein-like protein isoform X1 → MDEEEQNRYVAQLKGEFDSCDTTGTGYLDKEELTALCHKLSLDAHLPLLLDTLLGPQHYARVNFEEFKEGFVAVLSRSLDFSTSEEESSYLEPAVPEEVKPKYVKGTKRYGRRSRPDKTDLELTAHSEDSPVFGTDKVEINGVRRAKLRRSTSLESVESLKSDEDTGSNKESTHHYFVAQGQLKLWNLEGTGSPQLSSNPQQEVTDGQVRAVWEELGVGAGGSLNREELSLVCDHIGLKGLQSEELDALFRKLDKDQDGRVSLSEFQSGLFTQQHHVTPISTSTPARPKPQRSISKALEERLVRSTSPSLLSATVGQRLLTRLDDGSGCTSPDKVIALWTEEGIHNSRDILQTLDFSLEERLCLAELTLALDNELLVSGNGIHQAALVSYKNEINYLQVLADQACQERDKVKADLELADRRNLQLVREVDDRHETMESLNESKIKGLEQEFRDKLTALRSESEYESEVLLEQVENERERLREELELLRAQDVSLQEEICTAAKENSRLEEEVSLLKEKLSEAESTISKLEKDLEHLLQDKYGGIDSNGTGLLNQEEHFSEIFKEYEQQCRELQDRNDELRSELELLKSQGSGRRSRRSRGSLSGHDWSSRRALTTESDSDDPEMKKGTSPQVRKKLQVTDKNVLGSLESLAPSVSIETELAMEQMKERYEQEVQDLKIQLETKVNFYERSMELMRQNMEVERKDISQGFKMEISELEDLKAQAEERAEQMRQAVEKLEAEMRGKTAGGVWGPEQERRIQREQAELEQNYAREISNIVLRLTSEKDQLEAELKLKMDQEVLLVREKAEQQLLHIKAQHSDAQRSLLCQLHLERSRLQEQSEQHRREVGAWETRVQELEQEARRERLLSTERWSEEQAQICSRVAQERKKLEEEHQEEIRKLGEHIHFMEAQVELSSRAEEELLILQRQLEDKLEEMCVQLEDNTNSMKAQDALVQHLTSELHAKEKEMEIRNEKEQKVCNKLSQLEQKLKAEREKKEELLKQKEQIQKEMDRSSQDLKDKLAKEKESEQELLDKISELTKELENWRTKSEAWQKEIEKMQGSSSHLSTAFGVQQMQLREQGKELEELQENLAKTHEALKTRDDDLTRQAFELNAVEMERDRLLEELRGQCEVLKQLQTQVNSLSEEWDQMHTMEQNLQGFLCVEQGKVEQLQARLNLEQEETRRLEQENSSYRQLADQLLSQIVEMEAESTKLNENADKLALELQSKDNQMLELNRQLEAKAEEMDLLWNEVQLKMNLFKNVTHLSGQVQLLTNQLEDKERELCSLREEADNTTNQLQQSLMDSQAELLQMEEAFESEKCHMKEQLLEMEGLVMALELEMDSANPHRAQLDEVMSENSALKDRLAVLQQDVKSLEEEVNKKRRKLEEMDREYMKNREDEERLRKENSKCREEVLDLSARNLQLSSENAELSSQLCTDQRAVQTLTDRLAQVCQENDEAAASYRQLQETLQQQESIKLKLQEQWQKEKELLERELKTAKETLQHLTVVESALTNQTLKNQALEQDKDCLLKEMTDRDQKLEKLQESLRNSETQIEQLNSQILTLWQEKDVQIREADTCQKMLQQCQDKVQELENAIHQLHKEKEHLHQTHRLQEETAVSVLQKECKSLRVQNEELLNKVAQLQTQELELQRLTHECLTLRNKQAELETAKHEADQQALRAESALSLVQAQHTREVQELREQAGSGTREHLAHLQTQLAEQQLRTQDLEGLLRSQAKQAGVQMGLQQEQYEKLMASMEERMDEVEAKLKNTRVMLQEKVNQLKEQLAKNAKSDLLLKDLYVENSQLMKALQVTEQRQKSAEKKSFLLEEKVIALNKLLRKIAPASLTA